The following are encoded together in the Arvicanthis niloticus isolate mArvNil1 chromosome 11, mArvNil1.pat.X, whole genome shotgun sequence genome:
- the LOC117717082 gene encoding endophilin-A3-like isoform X1, whose amino-acid sequence MLSKHRGRGHGLGAREDRPGCQLGVVWPGRPPPGRGASAMSVAGLKKQFHKASQLFSEKISDAEGTKLDEEFLDMEKKIDITSKAVAAILSKATEYLQRNPAYRAKLGMLNTMSKLRGQVKTTGYPQTEGLLGDCMLKHGKELGEDSAFGNSLVEVGEALKLMAEVKDSLDINMKQIFIDPLQLLQDNDLKEIGHHLRKLEGRRLDYDYKKRRVGKIPEEEIRQAVEKFEESKELAERSMFNFLENDVEQVSQLAVFVQVALDYHRQSTEILQDLQNKLELRIALASKVPKKEYMPKPVNMSSIDANGVGPSSSSKTTGTDTPSDQPCCRGLYDFEPENEEELGFKEGDIITLTNQIDENWYEGMLRGESGFFPINYVEVIVPLPR is encoded by the coding sequence ATGCTGTCAAAGCACCGCGGCCGTGGCCATGGCCTTGGGGCGCGCGAGGACCGCCCGGGGTGCCAGCTCGGAGTCGTGTGGCCTGGCAGACCACCCCCCGGGCGGGGCGCCTCCGCGATGTCGGTGGCTGGGCTCAAGAAGCAGTTCCACAAAGCCAGCCAGCTGTTTAGTGAAAAAATAAGTGATGCTGAAGGAACGAAGCTAGATGAAGAATTTCTGgacatggaaaagaaaatagatattACTAGTAAAGCTGTTGCAGCAATTCTTTCAAAGGCCACAGAGTATCTCCAGCGCAATCCAGCATACAGAGCTAAGCTAGGAATGCTGAACACTATGTCGAAGCTCCGAGGGCAGGTGAAGACCACCGGCTACCCACAGACAGAAGGCTTGCTGGGGGACTGCATGCTGAAGCATGGCAAGGAGCTTGGAGAAGACTCTGCTTTTGGCAACTCATTGGTAGAAGTTGGTGAGGCCCTGAAACTCATGGCTGAGGTGAAAGACTCTCTGGATATCAATATGAAGCAAATTTTTATAGACCCACTGCAGCTACTTCAAGACAACGATTTAAAAGAGATTGGGCACCACCTGAGAAAGCTGGAAGGCCGCCGCCTGGATTATGATTATAAAAAGAGGCGGGTAGGTAAGATCCCCGAGGAAGAAATCAGACAAGCAGTAGAAAAGTTTGAAGAGTCAAAGGAGTTGGCCGAAAGAagcatgtttaattttttagaaaatgatGTAGAGCAAGTCAGCCAGCTGGCTGTGTTTGTCCAGGTGGCATTAGACTATCACAGGCAGTCCACCGAGATCCTCCAGGACCTGCAGAACAAGCTAGAGCTGCGAATAGCTCTTGCATCCAAAGTCCCCAAGAAAGAATACATGCCAAAGCCTGTGAACATGAGTTCCATCGATGCCAATGGGGTCGGACCCAGCTCTTCATCAAAGACAACAGGTACTGACACTCCCTCGGACCAGCCCTGCTGTCGTGGTCTCTATGACTTTGAGCCAGAAAACGAAGAAGAATTAGGATTTAAAGAAGGGGACATCATTACATTAACCAATCAGATAGACGAAAACTGGTATGAAGGAATGCTCCGTGGGGAATCCGGCTTCTTCCCTATTAATTACGTGGAAGTCATTGTGCCTTTACCTCGGTAA
- the LOC117717082 gene encoding endophilin-A3-like isoform X2: MLSKHRGRGHGLGAREDRPGCQLGVVWPGRPPPGRGASAMSVAGLKKQFHKASQLFSEKISDAEGTKLDEEFLDMEKKIDITSKAVAAILSKATEYLQRNPAYRAKLGMLNTMSKLRGQVKTTGYPQTEGLLGDCMLKHGKELGEDSAFGNSLVEVGEALKLMAEVKDSLDINMKQIFIDPLQLLQDNDLKEIGHHLRKLEGRRLDYDYKKRRVGKIPEEEIRQAVEKFEESKELAERSMFNFLENDVDSCIQSPQERIHAKACEHEFHRCQWGRTQLFIKDNRY, translated from the exons ATGCTGTCAAAGCACCGCGGCCGTGGCCATGGCCTTGGGGCGCGCGAGGACCGCCCGGGGTGCCAGCTCGGAGTCGTGTGGCCTGGCAGACCACCCCCCGGGCGGGGCGCCTCCGCGATGTCGGTGGCTGGGCTCAAGAAGCAGTTCCACAAAGCCAGCCAGCTGTTTAGTGAAAAAATAAGTGATGCTGAAGGAACGAAGCTAGATGAAGAATTTCTGgacatggaaaagaaaatagatattACTAGTAAAGCTGTTGCAGCAATTCTTTCAAAGGCCACAGAGTATCTCCAGCGCAATCCAGCATACAGAGCTAAGCTAGGAATGCTGAACACTATGTCGAAGCTCCGAGGGCAGGTGAAGACCACCGGCTACCCACAGACAGAAGGCTTGCTGGGGGACTGCATGCTGAAGCATGGCAAGGAGCTTGGAGAAGACTCTGCTTTTGGCAACTCATTGGTAGAAGTTGGTGAGGCCCTGAAACTCATGGCTGAGGTGAAAGACTCTCTGGATATCAATATGAAGCAAATTTTTATAGACCCACTGCAGCTACTTCAAGACAACGATTTAAAAGAGATTGGGCACCACCTGAGAAAGCTGGAAGGCCGCCGCCTGGATTATGATTATAAAAAGAGGCGGGTAGGTAAGATCCCCGAGGAAGAAATCAGACAAGCAGTAGAAAAGTTTGAAGAGTCAAAGGAGTTGGCCGAAAGAagcatgtttaattttttagaaaatgatGTAGA CTCTTGCATCCAAAGTCCCCAAGAAAGAATACATGCCAAAGCCTGTGAACATGAGTTCCATCGATGCCAATGGGGTCGGACCCAGCTCTTCATCAAAGACAACAGGTACTGA
- the Thap5 gene encoding LOW QUALITY PROTEIN: THAP domain-containing protein 5 (The sequence of the model RefSeq protein was modified relative to this genomic sequence to represent the inferred CDS: inserted 3 bases in 2 codons; deleted 2 bases in 2 codons; substituted 3 bases at 3 genomic stop codons) has protein sequence MNQDLDVVGFCASSKNLNSITSALTTSNSKDIITNHLVNPNFTNNSMEAVXGQENSSLLSTIKESNINDKSFITIXIPTENSKPVNXHSFIPALKEVVEMKVTDIEESLNKDIHQSAEILQIEHSYCRQDTSKGYLWQKNKSNLRSKINVLEHKSKXIGRXKSLALINQLQQENWLSEENVKIIENYFTMDRVTII, from the exons ATGAATCAAGATTTAGATGTAGTTGGATTTTGTGCATCTTCTAAAAATCTAAATTCTATAACTAGTGCTTTGACAACTTCAAATTCAAAAGACATCATTACCAATCAT CTTGTTAATCCAAACTTTACAAATAATTCCATGGAAGCTGTTTGAGGTCAGGAAAATTCATCCCTCTTAAGCACAATTAAAGAATCAAACATAAATGACAAATCATTTATAACCA TTATACCCACAGAAAATTCTAAACCTGTTAATTAACATTCTTTTATACCAGCTCTCAAGGAAGTTGTAGAAATGAAAGTCACAGACATTGAAGAGTCCTTAAATAAGGATATACACCAAAGTGCTGAAATTTTACAAATTGAACATTCATACTGCAGGCAAGACACAAGTAAGGGATATCtttggcaaaaaaat aaatctaacctTCGCTCAAAGATCAATGTTCTTGAGCATAAGAGCAA AATAGGAAGATGAAAGTCTTTGGCTCTTATAAACCAACTACAACAGGAGAACTGGCTATCTGAAGAAAATGTCAAGATAATAGAGAACTATTTCACAATGGATAGAGTCACTATCATATAA
- the Dnajb9 gene encoding dnaJ homolog subfamily B member 9 has product MATPQSVFVFAICILMITELILASKSYYDILGVPKSASERQIKKAFHKLAMKYHPDKNKSPDAEAKFREIAEAYETLSDANKRKEYDTIGHSAFTNGKGQRGNGSPFEQSFNFNFDDLFKDFNFFGQNQNTRSKKHFENHFQTRQDGSSRQRHHFQEFSFGGGLFDDMFEDMEKMFSFSGFDTTNRHTVQTENRFHGSSKHCRTVTQRRGNMVTTYTDCSGQ; this is encoded by the exons ATGGCTACTCCACAGTCAGTTTTCGTCTTTGCAATCTGCATTTTAATGATAACAGAATTAATCCTGGCCTCAAAAAGCTACTATGATATCTTAGGTGTGCCAAAGTCTGCCTCAGAGCGACAAATCAAAAAGGCATTTCACAAATTAGCCATGAAGTACCACCCTGACAAAAATAAAAGCCCTGATGCTGAAGCAAAATTCAGAGAGATTGCAGAAG CATATGAAACACTCTCGGATGCCAATAAACGGAAAGAGTATGATACAATTGGACACAGTGCTTTTACTAATGGCAAAGGACAAAGAGGAAATGGAAGTCCTTTTGAGCAGTCATTTAACTTCAATTTTGATGACTTATTTaaagactttaatttttttggtcAGAACCAAAACACTCGGTCTAAGAAGCATTTTGAAAATCACTTCCAGACACGCCAGGATGGTTCCAGTAGACAAAGGCATCACTTCCAGGAGTTTTCTTTTGGAGGTGGACTGTTTGATGATATGTTTGAAGACAtggagaaaatgttttcttttagtgGTTTTGATACCACCAATCGACACACAGTACAGACTGAAAATAGATTTCATGGATCTAGCAAGCACTGCAGGACTGTCACTCAGCGAAGAGGAAATATGGTTACTACGTACACTGATTGTTCAGGACAATAG